A window of Costertonia aggregata contains these coding sequences:
- a CDS encoding DUF2141 domain-containing protein: MKKIFFILILIPFFGMAQNNLSVSVTGVKNSKGKIRIAAYDKAKGFLKFDSVFAAESAQAVKGTTNLTLNLPKGKYALAVFHDENDNGKLDTNWLGIPKEKVAFSKAKMKTFGPPSFEECAFTVEEDQKLSISF, from the coding sequence ATGAAGAAAATATTTTTTATACTCATTTTAATACCTTTTTTTGGTATGGCACAAAACAACTTATCCGTTTCTGTTACTGGAGTCAAAAACTCCAAAGGGAAAATACGAATTGCGGCTTATGATAAAGCAAAAGGGTTCCTGAAGTTTGATTCGGTTTTCGCGGCCGAATCTGCTCAAGCCGTTAAAGGGACCACAAACTTGACCCTAAATTTACCAAAAGGTAAATATGCCTTGGCCGTTTTTCACGATGAAAACGACAATGGGAAATTAGACACCAACTGGTTGGGAATACCCAAAGAGAAAGTGGCCTTTTCCAAGGCCAAGATGAAAACTTTTGGCCCGCCCAGTTTTGAGGAGTGTGCTTTTACCGTTGAAGAGGATCAAAAGTTGTCCATCTCGTTTTAG
- a CDS encoding S9 family peptidase encodes MRVKIIFLLFLFISFCNVSIAQKTNFSYLDVYDLEYASDPQISPNGDWIVYRRMGFDIMKDKAMGNLWMLKTDGSQHQKLTSREVGESNPKWSPSGDRLVFTSSTDEGSEIYVYWVGTGKIAKISQLPFSPSSLAWSPNGNHIAFSMNVEKSAPVLAKMPKKPKGAQWADSPRITDRLYHEADGRGYIKPGFNHIFTIPSDGGAPRQITSGDFHHRGTLSWSADGKQIFFSANRNEDWEYDFRNSEVYSVNVSNGSIVTLTDKNGPDTGPMVSPDGKYIAYIGFEDKVQAYQVRKLHIMNIDGSSKKTISNDLDRSVSNIVWNAKSDGLYFSYDDKGNSKIAHISLNGKVKKLADNMGGTTIGRPYASGSFSVSNKGDVVFTQSRPEYPSELAFLSSKNDTPIKITALNKALLDFKNLGKVEEVWYTSSFDQRDIQGWLVYPPNYDADTVYPFLVENHGGPILNYGDRFSAEMQLYAANGYIVFYPNPRGSTSYGEEFGNLLYNNYPGQDYNDVMDGVDYCIAKGVAHEDLLFVTGGSAGGIMSAWMIGKNNRFEAAVVAKPVMNWISKTLVADNYFGYANSRYPGQPWENFEGYWKFSPLSLVGNIETPTMVMVGMDDLRTPPSEAKQLYHALKLRKIETVLVEIPGASHGIANRPSNLITKIAHTLAWLDKYKN; translated from the coding sequence ATGCGAGTCAAAATCATCTTTCTACTTTTCCTTTTTATTTCTTTTTGCAACGTTTCAATTGCCCAAAAGACCAACTTTTCCTATTTGGATGTTTATGATTTGGAGTATGCGTCCGATCCACAGATCTCACCTAACGGCGATTGGATCGTGTATCGCCGCATGGGCTTCGACATCATGAAAGATAAAGCCATGGGTAACCTGTGGATGCTCAAAACCGACGGGTCGCAGCATCAAAAACTTACTTCCAGGGAGGTTGGTGAGTCCAATCCAAAATGGTCGCCTTCCGGAGACCGATTGGTATTTACCAGTAGTACGGACGAAGGTTCGGAAATATACGTGTATTGGGTAGGCACAGGTAAAATCGCAAAGATATCACAGCTACCTTTTAGTCCAAGTTCACTTGCCTGGTCGCCGAACGGCAATCATATCGCCTTTTCTATGAATGTAGAAAAGTCAGCCCCTGTACTTGCCAAAATGCCCAAAAAACCCAAAGGTGCACAATGGGCAGATAGTCCAAGGATTACCGACAGGCTGTATCACGAGGCGGACGGTAGAGGATATATCAAACCGGGCTTTAACCATATTTTTACGATACCATCGGATGGCGGAGCGCCAAGGCAGATAACCTCGGGCGATTTTCATCATAGGGGAACGCTATCATGGAGCGCGGACGGAAAACAAATTTTCTTCTCAGCCAATAGAAATGAAGATTGGGAATATGATTTTAGGAACAGTGAAGTGTATTCGGTGAATGTTTCCAACGGGAGCATTGTTACATTAACAGATAAAAATGGTCCGGATACCGGCCCTATGGTCTCTCCAGATGGCAAATATATCGCCTACATTGGTTTTGAGGACAAAGTACAGGCCTACCAAGTACGAAAGTTACATATTATGAACATTGATGGTAGTAGTAAAAAAACCATTTCCAACGACTTGGACAGGAGCGTTTCCAACATAGTATGGAATGCTAAAAGCGATGGACTCTATTTTTCATATGACGATAAAGGAAATAGCAAGATTGCCCATATTTCATTAAACGGAAAAGTAAAAAAATTAGCGGATAATATGGGCGGAACCACCATAGGAAGACCCTATGCGAGTGGCTCTTTTAGTGTTTCCAACAAAGGGGATGTCGTTTTTACCCAATCAAGACCGGAATATCCATCGGAGCTGGCCTTTTTGTCCTCAAAAAACGATACGCCCATTAAAATCACGGCATTAAACAAAGCGTTATTGGACTTCAAGAACTTGGGCAAAGTTGAAGAGGTTTGGTACACATCATCTTTTGATCAGCGTGATATCCAAGGCTGGCTGGTGTATCCACCCAATTACGATGCCGATACAGTATATCCTTTTTTGGTCGAAAATCATGGGGGCCCTATTTTAAATTACGGTGACCGCTTTTCGGCCGAAATGCAGTTGTATGCGGCAAATGGCTATATCGTTTTTTATCCCAACCCCAGAGGAAGTACAAGTTATGGGGAGGAGTTCGGCAACTTGTTGTACAACAATTACCCGGGGCAGGACTATAATGATGTTATGGACGGGGTAGATTATTGTATCGCCAAAGGTGTTGCCCATGAAGACCTATTGTTTGTCACGGGGGGTAGTGCCGGGGGGATAATGTCGGCCTGGATGATAGGGAAAAATAACAGATTCGAAGCAGCCGTTGTGGCAAAACCCGTTATGAACTGGATCAGCAAGACCCTGGTGGCCGATAACTATTTTGGGTATGCCAACTCGCGCTATCCCGGTCAGCCATGGGAAAATTTTGAAGGGTATTGGAAATTTTCCCCACTTTCGCTCGTTGGCAATATAGAGACCCCTACCATGGTCATGGTGGGTATGGATGATTTGCGAACACCACCCAGCGAGGCAAAACAACTATACCATGCTTTGAAATTACGTAAGATAGAAACTGTTTTGGTAGAGATTCCCGGTGCAAGTCACGGTATCGCCAATAGGCCGAGTAACTTAATAACCAAAATCGCACATACGCTTGCCTGGTTAGATAAGTACAAAAATTGA
- a CDS encoding ZIP family metal transporter, with the protein MQQIINYFESINPILAAFYATLFTWGLTAAGAGLVFFFKNPKRSLMDGMLGFTGGVMVAASFWSLLAPGIELSPGEGFVKVIPAAVGFLLGAFFLFGLDKILPHLHINFKESEAEGVKTPWHKTTLLTLAITLHNIPEGLAVGVLFGGVAAGFDGATIGGAVALALGIGLQNFPEGFAVAMPLRRQGLSRRKSFMYGQASALVEPIAAVIGAWAVITFQPILPYALAFAAGAMIFVVVEEVIPETQQDKHSDVAVMGFIGGFIVMMTLDVGLG; encoded by the coding sequence ATGCAACAGATAATTAATTATTTTGAATCGATAAACCCTATTTTAGCGGCCTTTTATGCAACCCTCTTTACATGGGGACTGACCGCTGCCGGGGCAGGATTGGTTTTTTTCTTCAAAAACCCGAAACGGTCCCTAATGGACGGTATGCTTGGTTTTACAGGAGGTGTTATGGTCGCGGCCAGTTTTTGGAGCCTTTTGGCACCGGGCATAGAATTGAGTCCCGGCGAGGGATTCGTTAAGGTAATACCTGCGGCGGTAGGCTTTTTGTTGGGAGCGTTTTTCCTGTTCGGGTTGGATAAGATATTACCGCACCTGCATATCAATTTTAAGGAAAGTGAAGCAGAAGGCGTAAAAACACCGTGGCATAAAACTACATTATTGACTTTGGCCATCACATTACATAATATTCCGGAGGGACTTGCCGTTGGTGTGCTTTTTGGTGGTGTTGCCGCCGGTTTTGATGGGGCTACCATAGGTGGTGCTGTGGCTTTGGCATTGGGCATAGGTCTACAAAATTTTCCTGAAGGTTTTGCCGTGGCCATGCCTTTACGAAGGCAAGGTCTAAGCCGCCGAAAGAGTTTTATGTACGGGCAAGCCTCCGCTTTGGTAGAACCCATCGCTGCGGTAATCGGGGCATGGGCCGTAATTACGTTTCAGCCTATATTACCGTATGCATTGGCATTTGCCGCGGGTGCCATGATTTTTGTGGTGGTCGAGGAAGTGATTCCCGAAACCCAACAGGACAAACATTCCGACGTTGCCGTTATGGGTTTTATCGGCGGTTTTATCGTAATGATGACTTTGGATGTGGGTCTTGGGTAA
- a CDS encoding metal-dependent transcriptional regulator has translation MTLSEEDYIKAIYHLSKKDDNAISTNAIAEQMETKPSSVTDMIKKLSDKDLVLYKKYKGVYLTESGRLSALSIIRKHRLWEVFLVDKLDFAWDEVHEVAEQLEHIKSEQLIDKLDVYLGHPRVDPHGDPIPSKEGKFKKSVKKLLNELPVGTQGICVGVNDSSAAFLKFLDKNKIALGDTMKITEKEEFDGSLKIEVNSIEMRISSQIAANLYLEITEKV, from the coding sequence ATGACCCTTTCGGAAGAAGACTATATAAAGGCCATTTATCACCTTAGTAAAAAGGATGACAACGCCATATCTACTAATGCAATTGCCGAGCAAATGGAGACCAAACCTTCATCGGTGACGGATATGATAAAAAAACTTTCGGACAAAGACTTGGTATTGTACAAAAAGTATAAGGGGGTTTACTTGACGGAATCAGGTAGGTTGTCGGCATTGTCCATTATTCGAAAGCATAGGTTGTGGGAAGTGTTTTTAGTGGATAAATTGGATTTTGCATGGGACGAAGTTCATGAAGTGGCCGAGCAGTTAGAGCACATAAAAAGTGAACAGCTCATTGATAAGTTGGATGTGTATTTGGGACACCCAAGAGTTGATCCCCACGGTGACCCGATACCTTCAAAGGAAGGAAAATTCAAAAAGTCCGTTAAAAAGCTTTTGAACGAGCTTCCGGTCGGCACGCAAGGCATATGTGTCGGGGTCAACGACTCTTCGGCAGCCTTTTTGAAATTTCTAGACAAGAACAAAATTGCTTTGGGCGATACCATGAAAATAACGGAAAAGGAAGAGTTTGACGGCTCCCTTAAAATCGAGGTCAATTCTATTGAGATGCGGATTTCGAGTCAAATTGCAGCCAACCTATACTTGGAAATTACCGAAAAAGTCTAA
- a CDS encoding TonB-dependent receptor, whose amino-acid sequence MILRPSQFILLFFLSFGSHAQTSIIGTVTDGIAPVPFANIYLKGTEKGTSSDENGSYTLTNLNEGRYILVVSAMGYSPFRTTINMTKNRTQLLDIELEPSTETLDETVVTGTLKAVRRSESPVPVEVYSPTFLKKNPTANIFEALQNINGVRPQINCNVCNTGDIHINGLEGPYTLVLIDGMPIVSGLGTVYGLSGIPNSLIDQIEIVKGPASSLYGSEAVGGLINVITKNSLEAPDFFADAFATGWGEYNLDIGAKVDFGEKTDMLLGINYFNFDEIIDNNGDNFTDLTLQDRISIFQKWNFTRKGNRIFSLAGRYFYEDRWGGELQWTPEFRGGNEIYGESIYTSRWEVLGKYQLPFTEKLLLSFSYNDHSQNSVYGDTPYIADQRIGFGQLTWDKKTGKHDILVGSALRYNFYNDNTPATETADEVVIPSLFVQDEIHLAKKHSLLLGMRYDYDARHGNIFTPRTAYRWKVTDNDIVRFNAGTGFRVVNLFTEDHAALTGARDVIVTETLEPERSVNVNLNYLKKIYADNGTFISLDASLFYTNFSNAILPDYDTNPNQIIYDNLDGKSVSQGVSANVDVVFPSGFKFLLGATFQDVSQTENGISSRQILTESYTGTWNFGYDFRSLELSVDYTGNLYGPMRLPILGENDPRREFSPVWSIQNIQFTYKGLDNFEIYGGIKNLLDWTPNRGNPFIIARANDPFDTNVTFDGNGNVLATADNPNALTFDPSYVYGPNQGIRGFFGMRYRIN is encoded by the coding sequence ATGATTTTAAGACCATCTCAATTTATATTGCTGTTCTTTCTGAGTTTTGGGAGCCACGCACAGACTTCAATAATCGGAACCGTTACCGATGGTATTGCCCCAGTACCTTTTGCCAATATTTATTTAAAAGGCACCGAAAAGGGAACCTCATCAGATGAAAATGGCAGTTATACTCTAACCAATCTGAATGAGGGTCGATATATTTTAGTAGTTTCCGCCATGGGCTACAGCCCTTTCAGAACTACGATAAACATGACGAAGAACCGTACACAATTGCTCGACATAGAACTTGAACCCTCGACCGAAACTTTGGACGAAACCGTTGTCACGGGAACATTAAAAGCGGTTCGGCGTTCCGAAAGTCCGGTTCCCGTAGAGGTCTACAGCCCCACTTTTCTTAAAAAAAACCCCACGGCCAATATTTTTGAGGCTTTACAGAACATCAATGGAGTGCGCCCCCAAATTAATTGTAATGTTTGTAATACCGGTGATATTCATATTAACGGTTTAGAGGGTCCTTATACTTTGGTTTTAATAGATGGTATGCCCATTGTGAGTGGTTTGGGAACGGTATACGGTTTGTCCGGCATCCCGAATTCACTTATAGATCAAATTGAAATCGTAAAAGGTCCTGCCTCAAGTTTGTACGGGAGTGAAGCGGTTGGCGGGCTCATCAACGTGATTACCAAAAATTCGTTAGAGGCTCCTGATTTCTTCGCTGATGCTTTTGCGACAGGTTGGGGCGAATATAATCTTGATATTGGGGCAAAAGTAGATTTTGGAGAGAAAACCGATATGCTACTGGGTATCAACTATTTTAATTTTGATGAAATCATTGATAATAACGGCGATAATTTTACAGACCTTACCTTACAGGACCGCATATCAATCTTTCAAAAATGGAACTTTACACGTAAGGGCAACCGTATCTTTTCTTTGGCCGGACGCTATTTTTATGAAGACCGTTGGGGCGGAGAATTACAATGGACGCCGGAGTTTCGAGGGGGTAATGAAATTTATGGTGAAAGCATATATACCAGCAGGTGGGAAGTTTTAGGAAAATACCAGCTCCCTTTTACCGAAAAGCTATTGTTATCTTTTTCGTATAACGACCATAGTCAAAACTCGGTTTATGGTGACACGCCGTACATCGCCGATCAGCGCATTGGTTTTGGCCAGCTTACATGGGACAAAAAAACAGGAAAACATGACATCTTGGTCGGTAGTGCGCTCAGGTACAATTTTTACAATGACAATACCCCGGCGACTGAAACCGCCGATGAAGTCGTTATACCCAGCCTTTTTGTGCAGGACGAAATACATTTAGCGAAAAAGCATTCCCTTTTGTTGGGCATGCGGTATGATTATGATGCCAGGCATGGAAATATATTCACTCCAAGAACGGCCTATCGTTGGAAAGTGACCGACAACGATATAGTACGCTTCAATGCCGGTACGGGATTTAGGGTCGTCAACCTTTTTACCGAGGACCACGCCGCATTAACAGGGGCACGAGATGTTATCGTTACCGAAACTTTGGAACCGGAGCGCTCTGTTAACGTAAACCTCAACTATCTTAAGAAGATATATGCCGACAATGGTACTTTTATAAGTTTGGATGCATCACTGTTCTACACCAATTTTAGCAATGCCATTCTTCCCGATTACGATACCAATCCCAATCAAATCATTTATGACAACCTTGATGGGAAATCTGTTTCGCAGGGCGTGAGTGCCAATGTTGATGTAGTGTTCCCAAGTGGATTCAAATTTTTGCTCGGAGCAACGTTTCAAGATGTTAGCCAGACCGAAAACGGAATTTCGTCCCGCCAAATCCTGACCGAAAGCTACACGGGCACCTGGAATTTTGGCTATGATTTCAGAAGTCTTGAACTAAGCGTGGATTATACCGGAAATCTTTATGGCCCGATGCGCCTACCCATTTTGGGCGAAAATGACCCAAGACGGGAGTTTTCGCCGGTCTGGAGCATACAAAACATACAGTTTACCTATAAGGGGTTGGATAATTTTGAGATTTACGGCGGCATTAAAAATCTGTTGGATTGGACACCAAACCGTGGTAATCCCTTTATTATCGCCCGTGCGAACGACCCCTTTGATACAAATGTGACTTTTGACGGTAATGGTAATGTATTGGCGACCGCCGATAACCCCAATGCGCTTACGTTTGACCCATCCTACGTGTATGGTCCCAATCAAGGTATTCGCGGTTTTTTTGGCATGCGCTACCGGATCAATTAA
- a CDS encoding lycopene cyclase family protein has protein sequence MTKTSLFDYIIVGAGAAGLMLADAMGRDAFFADKSILLVDKDAKRNNDRTWCFWENGEGRFDAIVHKKWNHIYFGGQNFSKRFNITPYVYKMIKGVDFYTDYLERITAYPNIEFRQETVQDIDDTLGKIMMTTDKGQYVAKKAFNSLFNYGMATFQNRYPVLQQHFLGWFVKTKKPVFKTDEVTYMDFSIPQKGNTRFMYVLPFSETEALVEYTLFSEQTLHQLEYEKAIEHYLNTNLNCTEFEILEKEKGSIPMTCYDFKGYHTKNMRFIGTAGGWAKPSTGYTFMSTAKKTPVLLEHIKTGKSLQKLNFKNRFWQYDLLFLDVLKRDNGKGHVIFEKLFKNRKPQLVFKFLDEETNFLEELYYMWGSPKIPFTKALWKRVLLRFYMAVRNPRQALTILFCA, from the coding sequence TTGACGAAAACATCCCTTTTTGACTATATAATTGTGGGCGCAGGAGCAGCCGGGCTTATGTTGGCAGATGCTATGGGCAGAGATGCCTTTTTTGCCGACAAATCGATTTTACTCGTAGACAAGGATGCCAAACGAAATAACGATCGCACATGGTGCTTTTGGGAAAATGGGGAAGGCAGGTTTGATGCGATAGTGCATAAAAAATGGAACCATATCTATTTTGGTGGTCAAAATTTCTCCAAACGATTCAATATTACACCTTATGTGTATAAAATGATCAAGGGGGTTGACTTTTACACTGATTATCTTGAGCGTATAACAGCATACCCCAATATTGAATTTAGACAAGAGACCGTACAAGATATCGACGATACGCTCGGGAAGATAATGATGACAACCGATAAGGGCCAGTATGTCGCCAAAAAAGCTTTCAACAGCCTATTCAATTATGGTATGGCCACTTTTCAAAACAGATATCCCGTACTGCAACAGCATTTTTTAGGTTGGTTCGTCAAAACCAAAAAACCTGTTTTTAAAACTGATGAGGTGACTTATATGGATTTCTCTATTCCGCAAAAAGGAAATACCAGATTCATGTATGTGCTCCCTTTTTCAGAAACTGAAGCTCTTGTGGAATATACTTTGTTCTCCGAACAAACCCTACATCAACTGGAATATGAAAAAGCCATTGAACATTATTTGAACACCAACCTAAACTGTACCGAATTTGAAATTTTGGAAAAGGAAAAAGGGAGTATTCCCATGACCTGTTATGATTTTAAAGGATACCACACCAAAAATATGCGCTTTATCGGTACCGCAGGCGGATGGGCGAAACCAAGTACCGGATATACGTTTATGAGTACCGCAAAAAAAACACCTGTACTGTTAGAACACATAAAAACCGGGAAATCCCTACAAAAACTCAATTTTAAGAATCGATTTTGGCAATATGACCTACTGTTCTTGGATGTGCTTAAAAGGGATAATGGCAAAGGACATGTTATTTTCGAGAAACTGTTCAAGAACAGAAAACCACAATTGGTTTTCAAGTTTTTGGATGAGGAAACCAATTTTTTGGAAGAGCTGTACTACATGTGGGGAAGTCCCAAAATACCCTTTACCAAAGCCCTATGGAAAAGGGTTTTACTACGTTTTTACATGGCCGTACGTAACCCAAGACAGGCTTTGACTATACTTTTCTGCGCATAA
- a CDS encoding polyprenyl synthetase family protein, which translates to MHTIEYYRKEFIGYLEQKTETKQPKNLYEPITYILSLGGKRLRPVLTLLSAEIFGTDYKNAMDAALAVEVFHNFSLVHDDIMDDAPLRRGKPTVHEKWDVNTGILSGDAMLINAYQLFENYRGETFRHLAKLFSKTAIEVCEGQQYDVDFETRDDVTVPEYLKMIEYKTAVLVAAALKMGAIIANASENEQEKIYDFGLNLGIAFQLQDDYLDAFGDPKTFGKQVGGDIIVNKKTYLYLKALELGTQRQRKELLDLFSLSPKDPSAKVANVKDIFLESGSADLTQNKIEHYTEKAFKVLQDLKLPDEKKALLKTFGKNLMRRKV; encoded by the coding sequence ATGCATACCATAGAATATTATAGAAAAGAGTTTATAGGCTATCTGGAACAAAAGACCGAAACCAAACAACCTAAGAACCTATACGAGCCCATCACGTATATCCTAAGTCTTGGGGGCAAGCGATTAAGACCTGTGTTGACATTGCTCTCTGCCGAAATTTTTGGAACGGATTATAAAAATGCCATGGATGCCGCACTGGCGGTAGAGGTTTTCCATAATTTTTCTTTAGTACATGATGATATTATGGATGATGCTCCCTTGCGTCGCGGTAAACCCACCGTACATGAAAAGTGGGACGTAAATACCGGAATCCTTTCCGGGGATGCCATGTTGATAAATGCCTATCAACTCTTTGAAAACTACAGGGGCGAAACGTTTAGGCATCTGGCCAAGTTATTCAGTAAAACCGCTATCGAGGTCTGCGAAGGCCAACAATATGATGTGGATTTTGAGACCAGGGATGATGTAACCGTACCCGAATATTTGAAAATGATCGAATATAAAACAGCGGTTTTAGTTGCTGCAGCTTTGAAAATGGGAGCCATCATAGCAAACGCATCAGAAAATGAGCAGGAGAAAATTTATGATTTTGGGCTTAATCTAGGTATCGCCTTTCAATTACAGGATGATTATTTGGATGCTTTTGGTGATCCAAAAACTTTTGGGAAACAAGTAGGAGGGGATATCATCGTGAATAAAAAGACCTATTTGTATTTAAAAGCATTGGAGTTGGGCACACAACGGCAGAGAAAAGAACTGTTGGACCTATTTTCGCTATCGCCCAAAGACCCATCTGCCAAAGTAGCAAATGTAAAAGACATATTTTTGGAAAGTGGTTCGGCCGATCTTACGCAAAATAAAATAGAACACTATACCGAAAAAGCCTTTAAAGTACTGCAAGACCTGAAGTTGCCCGATGAAAAGAAAGCATTGCTCAAAACGTTCGGAAAAAACCTTATGCGCAGAAAAGTATAG
- a CDS encoding RNA polymerase sigma factor, which produces MVSDKRPDNNINIFFKEEYNSLKGYVRSKITHTTESDAEDIIQDVALRIFSRPADALPIQNIGGFVYNAIKNKIIDTMRAKKERIYDESALEQLWTEFAEMFYGDMPKEYPEKLKEKLKEAITALKPPYRDIIVAVDFEGYTYREISEETGIPPGTLMSRRHRAMSLLLKKLETKKEL; this is translated from the coding sequence ATGGTTTCAGACAAACGACCCGATAATAACATAAATATTTTCTTTAAGGAAGAATATAATTCGCTTAAGGGCTATGTGCGTTCAAAAATTACGCATACCACCGAAAGTGATGCAGAAGATATTATCCAAGATGTGGCCCTGAGAATTTTTTCTAGACCCGCTGATGCATTACCCATTCAAAATATAGGCGGTTTTGTGTACAACGCCATAAAAAACAAAATCATTGATACAATGCGGGCCAAAAAAGAAAGAATATATGATGAAAGCGCCTTGGAACAGTTATGGACAGAGTTTGCCGAAATGTTCTACGGGGATATGCCCAAAGAATATCCCGAAAAACTAAAGGAAAAGCTCAAAGAGGCCATTACGGCACTAAAACCACCGTACCGTGATATTATAGTGGCCGTGGATTTTGAGGGCTATACCTATCGTGAAATATCAGAAGAAACAGGAATCCCACCAGGCACGCTAATGTCAAGAAGACACCGTGCCATGTCATTATTACTCAAAAAATTGGAAACTAAAAAAGAACTATAA
- a CDS encoding TetR/AcrR family transcriptional regulator, with protein sequence MKEKILEKATDMFLNLGFKSVTMDDLANEMGISKKTIYTHYANKTRLVEDSTSHLLCSISNGIDHICALQKNPIEELYEIKKFVMLHLKDEKSSPQYQLQKYYPMVYGMMRERQYELMEDCVLDNIRKGMEQGIYRNNLNVDFVARIYFTGVTSIKDQKLFPINTFPITSLMDEYLEYHLRGIVTPKGRKILNNIINSNQE encoded by the coding sequence ATGAAAGAGAAAATTTTAGAGAAAGCCACTGATATGTTCTTGAACCTAGGGTTCAAAAGCGTTACTATGGATGATTTGGCCAATGAAATGGGAATTTCCAAAAAGACCATATATACGCACTATGCGAATAAGACCAGGTTGGTCGAAGACAGTACTTCGCACTTGTTATGCAGTATCTCTAACGGAATAGACCATATATGCGCATTACAAAAAAACCCGATCGAAGAGCTCTACGAGATCAAAAAATTCGTGATGCTGCATCTTAAAGATGAGAAATCCTCTCCCCAATATCAATTGCAAAAATATTACCCCATGGTATACGGCATGATGAGGGAGCGCCAATACGAATTAATGGAAGACTGCGTGCTAGATAATATCAGAAAGGGGATGGAGCAAGGTATTTACAGGAACAATCTCAACGTAGATTTTGTTGCCCGTATTTATTTTACCGGTGTAACCAGCATCAAAGACCAAAAATTGTTCCCTATCAATACATTTCCGATCACATCTTTGATGGATGAATATCTGGAATACCACCTAAGAGGCATAGTCACCCCAAAAGGAAGAAAAATATTAAACAACATCATCAACTCAAACCAAGAATAA